The following proteins are encoded in a genomic region of Drosophila bipectinata strain 14024-0381.07 chromosome XL, DbipHiC1v2, whole genome shotgun sequence:
- the Pkcdelta gene encoding uncharacterized protein Pkcdelta isoform X1 gives MPLYSDTTNYYYSGGSSQLYSPYYSSGLGLNLPGSSSYTSSYNRSYPASYMVPLSPSSPRSPSYTSGSSSSSSSSLHGLGSRYQPKLTTITESGRHSGHSSLMPLTRIQSPKYTSTSYTSTTPTTRYIPPRPIAINTADIDVSSSRYRRGVTPKSNEKDDKDKDKDKDKEKDKDKDKDKDKKQDTKTETKEEVKTEEPPKENFLEVPESGPKRRSTIRRNRAVVRLSTIRRRSKDRFKDTTTSKTEPIQPPEHQFRDLPPATEPSLSWRQKLAEELAAFPVTSNKKSPGELLRERFYIRDGTEEAPVANQAQVQELIQPQSAQKSEAPKEEKNQKNDQEKDSESLDDQEDLEEMQQKIRRLSLVQCPTFHDICEDISSDKIDDDLNAGELRRRASIIQEQEQEILNKLQKSSSGSFQMIHLERRSSHDSTTTADESGTERSKRRSKKSKKLRHKITAIVEVENAPAPSAKVEHMPSVLELNEELAGASQGLVSTSGSSSTPSPSPKPKFTVNVETVEEHHQIHKVFKLPKKKPEPALPEGFMKAAPKTNKTSPLKKVLPKPVEKKEPPPQQHVSVAQIFTFDEAAIKKQEPEKKEPKVEGVATPKPIRKAIQKSESGEDFWSQIGSRETLYMTNRKKALTERQDRLLEEEQQPQSPTTPKETKTIVEEAKTKVPDTKTPTVPKLKSEITIELNSTPTVTTSKTPVTPQTPEISTTKPGTTITTSNIENKATTTPTKPVNSPTSVTTKPIITPATSVDSPQTPTTPLGDAKTKTTATDVAKLKTTQAATKKDSPTKTKEEAKPKIAISKDNLIKIETKEAEKSKAAIPTAVQAKSVTPTLTPTTLDVKTTTKDHVEVTTAKSEKQSPKVKATTTTESQTKPATSTSTPATPTQIKIQATKTEEIPLTPKTTIAAAKITTKTTTTTAVTVKQSGSTATSTAATPATAAAATVATPTSKSKLNETTGPKINSGQMAKSPEQQQAIETKINKTTHKEQQQQQQQQQQQLPAQQQQQQQKEQQSQTETKTKLTETAKSKVQSPKAGKINAAKKKATTPAAATSNTGATVDATTTESNVTPINADQFITLAPTKAAKISPTLQQQHASSQLKQSATTPTKEKQQQQQQQSLHVAVEVATSDVATAIGDSGVAGVADVADVNVDNNSCGNNLSKFATVSNLAQCLRDVDAELEDYIPSSADNSDSETDSDTDGDSSAEYSSASGAPRRVLSESMKKKQRKEKRKQKKAAAAAADPPRFDPHKKIKIDTTNKCYVKEEAPRYPLVATPRPLWKREKIVYSDENTDDESESEAGSESLEEEATSDEESGEECSSSGSSQSSAGSAGAGGLRGGGGATKGGGSSSGVTESSTSSGAGAAVGATLGVVGTPAGTSPSIIRMSTCSNDSGFEGGTAPSSPKKMLETSYTYSQFQKSGRFTAPATVIPRFKNYSVDDFHFLAVLGKGSFGKVLLAELRDTTYYYAIKCLKKDVVLEDDDVDSTLIERKVLALGTKHPYLCHLFCTFQTESHLFFVMEYLNGGDLMFHIQESGRFSEERARFYGAEIISGLKFLHKKGIIYRDLKLDNVLLDYEGHVRIADFGMCKLQIYLDKTADSFCGTPDYMAPEIIKGEKYNQNVDWWSFGVLLYEMLIGQSPFSGCDEDELFWSICNEIPWFPVYISAEATGILKGLLEKDYTKRIGSQYSPAGDIADHIFFRPIDWGLLEKRQIEPPFKPQVKHPLDTQYFDRVFTRERVRLTPIDKEILASMDQKQFHGFTYTNPHITLD, from the exons ATGCCTCTGTATTCGGATACCACGAATTATTACTACAGTGGCGGCAGTAGTCAGCTCTACTCGCCGTACTATAGCTCTGGGCTGGGCCTCAACCTCCCAGGCTCGAGCAGCTATACCTCCAGCTACAATCGCTCCTATCCGGCCAGCTATATGGTGCCCCTTAGCCCCTCCTCGCCCCGCTCGCCCAGCTATACGAGTGGCTCCTCTAGCAGTTCCAGCAGCTCCCTCCATGGCCTCGGCTCCAGATATCAGCCCAAGCTGACGACGATCACCGAAAGTGGTAGGCACAGTGGCCATAGCAGCCTGATGCCCCTCACCAGGATCCAGTCCCCGAAGTACACATCCACTAGCTACACCTCAACCACGCCCACCACCCGATATATCCCACCACGCCCCATCGCCATAAATACGGCGGATATCGATGTGAGTTCCTCGCGATATCGTCGGGGAGTGACTCCCAAGTCCAATGAAAAGGATGACAAAGACAAGGATAAGGATAAGGACAAGGAAAAGGACAAAGATAAGGACAAGGATAAAGACAAGAAACAGGATACTAAAACAGAGACAAAAGAAGAAGTCAAAACGGAAGAGCCACCAAAGGAGAACTTCCTTGAAGTTCCCGAATCGGGACCCAAGCGCCGTTCCACCATCCGAAGAAATCGCGCCGTGGTTCGACTCTCCACTATACGACGTCGTAGCAAGGATCGGTTCAAGGATACCACTACCAGCAAGACCGAACCCATTCAACCGCCAGAACACCAGTTCCGGGATCTGCCACCAGCCACCGAACCCAGTCTGAGTTGGCGCCAAAAATTGGCCGAAGAATTGGCGGCTTTTCCAGTGACCAGCAATAAGAAATCCCCCGGAGAATTGCTGCGCGAACGATTCTACATCCGGGATGGCACTGAGGAGGCACCAGTTGCCAATCAGGCCCAGGTCCAGGAACTAATTCAGCCACAAAGTGCCCAGAAAAGTGAGGCCCCAAAAGAGGAGAAAAACCAGAAGAACGATCAGGAGAAAGATTCCGAGTCCCTGGATGATCAGGAGGACCTTGAGGAGATGCAGCAGAAGATCCGAAGATTGAGTTTGGTCCAGTGCCCCACATTTCATGATATCTGCGAGGATATATCCTCCGACAAGATCGACGATGATCTAAATGCCGGAGAGCTGAGACGTAGAGCCTCCATAATTCAGGAACAGGAGCAGGAGATCCTCAACAAGCTGCAAAAGTCCAGCTCCGGTAGCTTCCAGATGATCCACCTGGAGCGGAGATCCAGCCACGATAGCACCACCACAGCCGATGAAAGCGGCACTGAGAGGTCGAAACGCCGCTCCAAAAAGTCCAAGAAGTTGCGCCACAAAATCACCGCCATTGTGGAGGTGGAGAATGCCCCAGCCCCCTCTGCCAAAGTCGAGCACATGCCCAGTGTCCTGGAGCTGAATGAAGAGCTCGCTGGCGCCAGTCAAGGACTAGTCTCCACCTCGGGCTCCAGTTCCACGCCCAGTCCCAGTCCGAAGCCCAAATTTACGGTGAATGTGGAGACTGTGGAAGAGCACCATCAGATCCACAAGGTCTTCAAGTTGCCGAAGAAAAAGCCAGAGCCAGCCCTACCCGAGGGATTCATGAAGGCGGCTCCCAAAACCAACAAGACATCGCCTTTGAAGAAGGTTCTTCCAAAGCCGGTAGAGAAGAAGGAGCCGCCACCACAGCAACATGTGAGTGTGGCGCAGATTTTCACTTTTGACGAGGCGGCCATAAAGAAGCAAGAGCCGGAGAAGAAAGAACCCAAAGTGGAGGGTGTGGCCACACCCAAACCCATCAGGAAAGCCATTCAAAAGTCAGAGAGCGGTGAGGACTTTTGGTCTCAGATCGGATCGAGGGAAACCCTCTACATGACTAATCGCAAAAAGGCCTTGACCGAAAGGCAAGATCGTCTTCTGGAAGAAGAACAGCAACCCCAGTCACCCACTACGCCAAAAGAAACAAAGACAATCGTAGAAGAAGCCAAAACTAAGGTTCCAGACACAAAGACACCAACAGTACCAAAGCTCAAGTCGGAAATAACCATAGAGCTGAATAGCACACCAACAGTAACAACTTCCAAGACTCCAGTGACACCACAAACTCCAGAAATCTCAACAACAAAGCCAGGTACAACCATTACAACAAGCAATATCGAAAACAAAGCCACAACAACACCAACTAAGCCGGTGAATTCACCAACAAGTGTCACCACCAAGCCCATAATTACACCAGCAACTTCAGTAGACTCTCCCCAAACGCCGACTACACCATTGGGGGATGCCAAGACCAAAACAACTGCAACCGATGTTGCCAAACTGAAGACAACACAAGCAGCCACCAAAAAAGACtcaccaacaaaaacaaaggagGAAGCTAAGCCAAAAATAGCCATATCCAAGGATAATCTAATCAAAATCGAGACTAAGGAAGCTGAGAAGTCGAAGGCGGCAATTCCAACAGCAGTTCAGGCCAAATCAGTTACACCAACACTTACACCAACAACTCTGGACGtaaagacaacaacaaaagatcATGTCGAAGTGACGACTGCAAAGTCAGAGAAGCAATCTCCAAAAGtcaaagcaacaacaacaaccgaaagccaaacaaaaccagcaacatcaacaagcACACCAGCAACACCAACGCAAATCAAAATACaggcaacaaaaacagaagaaaTTCCATTGACACCAAAGACAACAATAGCAGCTGCAAAGATAACaactaaaacaacaacaaccacagcTGTGACAGTTAAACAATCTGGCAGCACTGCAACATctacagcagcaacaccagcaacagcagcagcagccacagtaGCAACACCAACAAGCAAATCAAAACTGAACGAAACAACagggccaaaaataaatagcGGGCAAATGGCCAAGTCACCTGAACAACAACAGGCAATcgaaacgaaaataaataaaacaacgCACaaggaacagcagcagcaacagcaacaacagcaacagcaactgccagcccagcagcagcaacaacagcaaaagGAACAGCAATCCCAGACGGAAACCAAAACGAAATTGACGGAAACCGCCAAGTCAAAGGTGCAATCACCGAAAGCCGGCAAAATAAATGCTGCCAAAAAGAAGgcaacaacaccagcagcagcaacatctaATACAGGAGCAACAGTAGATGCAACAACAACTGAGAGCAATGTGACCCCAATCAATGCCGATCAATTTATAACTTTGGCCCCCACAAAGGCGGCCAAAATATCACCAAcattgcaacagcaacatgcgTCATCGCAATTAAAGCAATCTGCAACAACGCCTACGAaagagaagcagcagcagcaacagcagcaatcaTTGCATGTTGCTGTTGAGGTAGCAACATCAGATGTTGCTACAGCTATTGGTGATAGTGGTGTTGCTGGTGTAGCTGATGTTGCCGATGTGAATGTAGACAACAACAGCTGCGGCAATAATTTATCAAAGTTTGCAACAGTATCGAATTTGGCACAGTGTCTGCGAGACGTTGACGCTGAATTAGAGGACTATATACCATCGTCGGCGGATAATTCCGATTCTGAAACCGATTCCGATACCGACGGCGACAGTTCGGCGGAATATTCCAGTGCGAGCGGTGCCCCCCGTCGGGTTCTCAGTGAAAGCATGAAGAAGAAACAGCGCAAGGAGAAGCGAAAGCAAAAGAAAGcggccgccgctgccgccgatCCGCCACGCTTCGATCCTCAcaagaaaatcaaaatcgaTACCACCAACAAGTGCTACGTGAAGGAGGAGGCGCCACGCTATCCCCTGGTGGCCACACCACGACCCCTGTGGAAGCGGGAGAAGATCGTCTACTCGGATGAGAATACCGATGACGAGAGCGAGAGCGAGGCGGGCAGCGAGTCCTTGGAGGAGGAGGCGACAAGCGATGAGGAGAGCGGCGAGGAGTGCAGCTCCTCGGGCAGTAGCCAGAGCTCGGCGGGATCTGCGGGGGCGGGTGGTCTGCGTGGCGGCGGTGGCGCCACCAAGGGAGGCGGCTCCTCATCGGGGGTGACCGAATCTTCAACCTCTTCGGGGGCGGGGGCGGCTGTGGGTGCGACACTGGGCGTGGTTGGGACTCCGGCCGGCACCTCGCCCTCCATCATCCGGATGAGCACCTGCAGCAACGATTCCGGATTCGAGGGCGGCACTGCGCCCTCCAGTCCCAAGAAGATGTTAG AAACATCATATACATATTCACAATTCCAAAAATCCGGACGTTTCACTGCGCCAGCCACAGTAATACCTAGATTTAAGAATTATTCGGTAGATGATTTCCACTTTTTGGCCGTCCTTGGCAAGGGAAGTTTCGGCAAA gtcCTGCTGGCCGAACTGAGGGATACAACGTACTATTATGCCATAAAGTGTCTGAAAAAGGATGTCGTTCTGGAGGATGACGATGTGGACTCGACTCTTATTGAGAGAAAGGTCCTGGCCTTGGGCACCAAACATCCCTATTTGTGTCATTTGTTTTGCACTTTCCAAACGGAG AGCCACCTGTTCTTCGTAATGGAGTATCTAAATGGCGGTGATCTCATGTTCCACATCCAGGAGAGCGGACGCTTCTCCGAGGAACGGGCCAGATTCTATGGCGCCGAAATAATCTCGGGTCTCAAGTTCCTGCACAAAAAGGGCATTATCTATAG ggATCTCAAACTGGATAACGTCCTGCTGGATTACGAGGGACATGTTCGTATTGCCGACTTTGGAATGTGCAAATTGCAAATCTATTTGGACAAAACAGCCGATAGTTTTTGCGGCACACCCGATTATATGGCGCCCGAAATCATTAAG GGTGAAAAGTACAATCAAAATGTGGATTGGTGGTCATTCGGTGTGCTGCTCTATGAAATGCTGATCGGTCAGTCGCCATTTAGTGGCTGCGATGAGGACGAGCTCTTCTGGTCCATTTGCAATGAGATTCCATGGTTCCCCGTTTATATATCCGCCGAGGCAACAGGAATTCTCAAAGGG CTTCTGGAAAAGGATTATACAAAGCGTATTGGGTCTCAATATAGTCCAGCTGGAGACATAGCTGATCATATATTCTTCCGGCCCATCGACTGGGGTCTGTTGGAAAAGCGACAAATAGAACCACCCTTCAAGCCCCAAGTG AAACATCCACTCGATACCCAATATTTCGATCGGGTTTTCACCAGAGAACGGGTCCGCTTGACCCCCATCGATAAGGAAATACTGGCCTCTATGGATCAGAAACAGTTCCATGGCTTTACGTACACCAATCCGCACATCACCTTGGACTAG
- the Pkcdelta gene encoding putative protein kinase C delta type homolog isoform X2, giving the protein MMFTRAQVRKQKSSNSSSQRPRSSGGSSRHQGGQGSHETRYKQSSSSSSGAGSGLSGSSASGGARRDRDRDRDRERDHYGKQHSFELPRQHSKEEAYHRDRDRDRDRESSTGLPEKGGVGVTGSGVYVDRRTRPRSITNRRGAIKHQKTHDINGHRFVAKFFRQPTFCAFCNLFLWGFGKQGYQCIICQTVVHKKCHEKLLGKCSGSVFTSASTILLRERFKIDMPHRFKPHTFMSPTFCDHCGSLMGGFFIQGLKCEECDVNCHKKCERLTANLCGVNQKLIVEALNYVKRGAREARDSPSTPPSLNPAYKIEPSEEHDETSYTYSQFQKSGRFTAPATVIPRFKNYSVDDFHFLAVLGKGSFGKVLLAELRDTTYYYAIKCLKKDVVLEDDDVDSTLIERKVLALGTKHPYLCHLFCTFQTESHLFFVMEYLNGGDLMFHIQESGRFSEERARFYGAEIISGLKFLHKKGIIYRDLKLDNVLLDYEGHVRIADFGMCKLQIYLDKTADSFCGTPDYMAPEIIKGEKYNQNVDWWSFGVLLYEMLIGQSPFSGCDEDELFWSICNEIPWFPVYISAEATGILKGLLEKDYTKRIGSQYSPAGDIADHIFFRPIDWGLLEKRQIEPPFKPQVKHPLDTQYFDRVFTRERVRLTPIDKEILASMDQKQFHGFTYTNPHITLD; this is encoded by the exons ATGATGTTCACACGCGCCCAGGTGCGCAAGCAAAAGTCCAGCAATTCCAGCAGCCAGCGACCCCGCAGCTCGGGGGGCTCTTCTCGTCATCAGGGTGGTCAGGGGAGTCACGAG ACGCGCTACAAACAGAGctcaagcagcagcagtggaGCTGGAAGTGGTTTAAGTGGCAGTAGTGCCTCCGGTGGAGCACGTAGGGATCGGGACAGAGATCGTGATCGGGAACGAGATCACTATGGCAAGCAGCATTCCTTTGAGCTGCCCAGGCAGCACTCCAAAGAGGAGGCCTACCATCGGGATAGGGACAGGGATCGAGATCGGGAGAGCAGCACTGGTTTGCCCGAAAAAGGAGGCGTTGGTGTCACAGGAAGCGGTGTCTATGTGGACAGGCGAACTCGTCCTCGGAGCATAACCAATCGACGAGGCGCCATTAAGCATCAGAA AACCCACGATATCAATGGACATCGTTTTGTGGCCAAGTTCTTTCGACAACCAactttttgtgctttttgcaACTTGTTCCTCTGGGGATTTGGTAAACAAGGTTATCAATGCATTA TTTGTCAGACGGTGGTGCATAAAAAGTGTCACGAAAAGTTGTTGGGCAAGTGTTCTGGATCTGTTTTTACCTCAGCTAGTACAATT TTGCTGCGGGAACGTTTTAAGATCGATATGCCGCATCGTTTCAAGCCCCACACTTTTATGTCACCGACTTTTTGCGATCACTGTGGCTCCCTGATGGGAGGATTTTTTATTCAGGGTCTAAAGTGTGAAG AATGTGACGTGAATTGCCACAAGAAATGCGAACGGCTCACGGCCAATTTATGCGGCGTCAATCAGAAACTCATCGTCGAGGCACTCAACTACGTGAAGCGAG gcGCTCGAGAAGCTCGCGACTCCCCCAGTACACCGCCCAGCTTGAATCCAGCCTATAAGATCGAACCCAGCGAAGAACACGATG AAACATCATATACATATTCACAATTCCAAAAATCCGGACGTTTCACTGCGCCAGCCACAGTAATACCTAGATTTAAGAATTATTCGGTAGATGATTTCCACTTTTTGGCCGTCCTTGGCAAGGGAAGTTTCGGCAAA gtcCTGCTGGCCGAACTGAGGGATACAACGTACTATTATGCCATAAAGTGTCTGAAAAAGGATGTCGTTCTGGAGGATGACGATGTGGACTCGACTCTTATTGAGAGAAAGGTCCTGGCCTTGGGCACCAAACATCCCTATTTGTGTCATTTGTTTTGCACTTTCCAAACGGAG AGCCACCTGTTCTTCGTAATGGAGTATCTAAATGGCGGTGATCTCATGTTCCACATCCAGGAGAGCGGACGCTTCTCCGAGGAACGGGCCAGATTCTATGGCGCCGAAATAATCTCGGGTCTCAAGTTCCTGCACAAAAAGGGCATTATCTATAG ggATCTCAAACTGGATAACGTCCTGCTGGATTACGAGGGACATGTTCGTATTGCCGACTTTGGAATGTGCAAATTGCAAATCTATTTGGACAAAACAGCCGATAGTTTTTGCGGCACACCCGATTATATGGCGCCCGAAATCATTAAG GGTGAAAAGTACAATCAAAATGTGGATTGGTGGTCATTCGGTGTGCTGCTCTATGAAATGCTGATCGGTCAGTCGCCATTTAGTGGCTGCGATGAGGACGAGCTCTTCTGGTCCATTTGCAATGAGATTCCATGGTTCCCCGTTTATATATCCGCCGAGGCAACAGGAATTCTCAAAGGG CTTCTGGAAAAGGATTATACAAAGCGTATTGGGTCTCAATATAGTCCAGCTGGAGACATAGCTGATCATATATTCTTCCGGCCCATCGACTGGGGTCTGTTGGAAAAGCGACAAATAGAACCACCCTTCAAGCCCCAAGTG AAACATCCACTCGATACCCAATATTTCGATCGGGTTTTCACCAGAGAACGGGTCCGCTTGACCCCCATCGATAAGGAAATACTGGCCTCTATGGATCAGAAACAGTTCCATGGCTTTACGTACACCAATCCGCACATCACCTTGGACTAG